One window of the Haloarcula halobia genome contains the following:
- a CDS encoding HpcH/HpaI aldolase/citrate lyase family protein, translating into MVRRSVLFSPGDDGEKLRKAVDSDADTVVFDLEDAVAPDAKAAARETVRDALGDVLPCDLEVCVRVDPVGQGAAADLDVVLSGPHPDAVVLPKTSGPADVDGLAALLGDHGAALPVLALVESAAGILHAEAIAAADATDALVFGAEDLAGDIGATRTAAGEEVAYARQHVVLAARAADVDPIDTLYPAYEDREGLRADTETAVGLGYEGKLAIHPAQATVINDVFTPTAERLAWAERILAAREEADGGVFVVDGEMVDAPQVRQAERILERAEAARN; encoded by the coding sequence ATGGTCCGCAGGAGTGTCCTCTTTTCGCCCGGCGACGACGGGGAGAAACTCCGGAAGGCCGTCGACAGCGACGCCGACACCGTGGTGTTCGACCTCGAGGACGCGGTCGCGCCCGACGCGAAAGCGGCCGCTCGCGAGACGGTCCGCGACGCGCTGGGCGACGTGCTCCCGTGCGACCTCGAGGTGTGCGTCCGCGTCGACCCCGTCGGGCAGGGCGCAGCAGCGGACCTCGACGTGGTGCTCTCCGGCCCGCACCCGGACGCCGTCGTCCTGCCGAAGACCAGCGGCCCGGCGGACGTCGACGGACTCGCGGCGCTGCTCGGCGACCACGGAGCGGCCCTGCCAGTGCTGGCGCTCGTCGAGTCGGCCGCGGGCATCCTCCACGCGGAGGCCATCGCCGCCGCCGACGCCACCGACGCGCTCGTCTTCGGCGCGGAGGACCTCGCGGGCGACATCGGGGCCACGCGGACGGCGGCGGGCGAGGAGGTGGCCTACGCCCGCCAGCACGTCGTGCTCGCCGCGCGGGCGGCGGACGTCGACCCCATCGACACGCTCTATCCAGCCTACGAGGACCGCGAGGGACTGCGCGCCGACACCGAGACGGCCGTCGGGCTGGGCTACGAGGGCAAGCTCGCCATCCACCCGGCCCAGGCGACGGTCATCAACGACGTGTTCACGCCAACCGCGGAGCGACTCGCGTGGGCCGAGCGGATCCTGGCCGCCCGCGAGGAGGCCGACGGCGGCGTGTTCGTCGTCGACGGCGAGATGGTCGACGCACCGCAGGTCCGCCAGGCCGAACGGATCCTCGAACGCGCCGAGGCCGCCAGGAACTGA
- a CDS encoding Glu/Leu/Phe/Val family dehydrogenase → MPTEVNPFESLQEQIDDAAAYLEYSTDVLERLKHPERVLETNLSVEMDDGSIEVFRAYRSQFNGDRGPYKGGIRYHPQVSRDEVKALSGWMVYKCAAVNIPYGGGKGGVRIDPRQYSDSEIERITRSFGKELRPIIGEDRDIPAPDVNTGQREMNWIKDTYETLENTTEPGVITGKAPESGGSAGRVEATGRSVMLVTREAFDYLDRDIEDATVAVQGYGNAGSVAAKLIDDLGANVVAVSDSSGAVYNADALDTRAAKEHKRETGSLAGFEGATEKLTNEELLKMDVDLLVPAALENAIDGDLATSVEADMVVEAANGPLTPRADDVLTDRDVHVFPDILANAGGVTVSYFEWVQNRQRFYWSEKRVNDELETVITSAFDDLVDTYERTGAPNFRTAMYVVAIERVVSAAEEGGIWP, encoded by the coding sequence ATGCCCACCGAGGTGAACCCGTTCGAGAGTCTGCAGGAGCAGATCGACGACGCGGCGGCGTATCTTGAATACTCGACCGACGTCCTCGAACGGCTGAAACACCCGGAGCGGGTACTCGAGACGAACCTCTCCGTCGAGATGGACGACGGCTCCATCGAGGTGTTCCGCGCGTACCGGTCGCAGTTCAACGGCGACCGCGGTCCCTACAAGGGCGGCATCCGCTATCACCCGCAGGTCTCGCGCGACGAGGTGAAGGCGCTCTCGGGGTGGATGGTCTACAAGTGCGCCGCCGTCAACATCCCCTACGGCGGCGGGAAGGGGGGCGTCCGAATCGACCCGCGCCAGTACTCCGACAGCGAGATAGAGCGCATCACCCGCTCGTTCGGCAAGGAACTGCGCCCCATCATTGGCGAGGACCGCGACATCCCAGCACCGGACGTCAACACCGGTCAGCGCGAGATGAACTGGATCAAGGACACCTACGAGACGCTGGAGAACACGACCGAACCGGGCGTCATCACGGGCAAGGCGCCCGAGTCCGGCGGGAGCGCCGGCCGCGTCGAGGCCACCGGCCGCTCGGTGATGCTCGTCACCCGCGAGGCCTTCGACTACCTCGACCGGGACATCGAGGACGCGACCGTCGCCGTCCAGGGCTACGGCAACGCCGGCTCGGTCGCCGCGAAACTCATCGACGACCTGGGAGCCAACGTCGTCGCCGTCTCGGACTCCTCCGGCGCGGTGTACAACGCGGACGCCCTCGATACCCGCGCGGCCAAGGAGCACAAGCGCGAGACGGGGTCGCTGGCCGGGTTCGAGGGCGCGACCGAGAAACTGACCAACGAGGAACTCCTGAAGATGGACGTCGACCTGCTCGTCCCGGCGGCGCTGGAGAACGCCATCGACGGCGACCTCGCGACGTCGGTCGAGGCAGACATGGTCGTGGAGGCCGCGAACGGGCCGCTCACCCCGCGAGCCGACGACGTCCTCACCGACCGCGACGTCCACGTCTTCCCCGACATCCTCGCGAACGCCGGCGGCGTGACCGTCTCGTACTTCGAGTGGGTCCAGAACCGCCAGCGGTTCTACTGGTCCGAAAAGCGGGTCAACGACGAACTGGAGACCGTCATCACCAGCGCCTTCGACGACCTGGTCGACACCTACGAGCGGACGGGCGCGCCGAACTTCCGGACGGCGATGTACGTGGTCGCCATCGAGCGCGTCGTCTCGGCGGCCGAAGAGGGCGGTATCTGGCCGTAG
- a CDS encoding SRPBCC family protein: protein MDTYERSVRVKAPFETVWEFHSTGQGLVALTPDWMNLRIESETGPDGESDPEVLDAGSTVVSSIRPFGVGPRQRWVSDIVAREDGEDEAMFRDVMREGPFPHWEHTHRFRADGPDATIVEDHVEYELPGGPLGRAVGPLGFLGFEPMFRYRHRETKRLLEA, encoded by the coding sequence ATGGACACCTACGAGCGGTCGGTTCGCGTGAAGGCCCCGTTCGAGACCGTCTGGGAGTTCCACTCGACCGGCCAGGGCCTCGTCGCGCTGACGCCCGACTGGATGAACCTCCGTATCGAATCCGAGACGGGCCCGGACGGCGAGTCCGACCCCGAGGTGCTCGACGCGGGGTCGACCGTGGTCTCCTCCATCAGACCGTTCGGCGTCGGCCCGCGCCAGCGGTGGGTCTCGGACATCGTGGCCCGCGAGGACGGAGAGGACGAAGCCATGTTCAGGGATGTGATGCGGGAGGGTCCGTTCCCGCACTGGGAACACACCCACCGGTTCCGCGCCGACGGCCCTGACGCCACCATCGTCGAGGACCACGTCGAGTACGAGCTCCCCGGGGGACCGCTGGGTCGTGCGGTGGGGCCGCTCGGCTTCCTCGGGTTCGAACCGATGTTCCGGTACCGCCATCGGGAGACCAAACGGCTCCTCGAGGCCTAG
- a CDS encoding FAD-dependent oxidoreductase produces MPDVLVVGGGAAGLSAALFTAKNGLETVVYDTDGTWLHKAHLFNYLGIESRDGTEFVEDARKQVESFGADRREATVTAVEATDDGFTATTDEGEVSATYLILATGAKRDLAEDLGCATTDEGVVDVDVSMETSVADAYATGAMVRAEEWQAIISAGDGAAAALNVLSKEKGEHFHDFDTPDDAP; encoded by the coding sequence ATGCCTGATGTACTCGTGGTCGGCGGTGGCGCCGCCGGCCTCAGCGCGGCGCTGTTCACTGCGAAGAACGGACTCGAGACCGTCGTCTACGACACGGACGGGACGTGGCTGCACAAGGCGCACCTGTTCAACTATCTCGGCATCGAGTCGCGAGACGGCACCGAGTTCGTCGAGGACGCCCGCAAGCAGGTCGAGTCGTTCGGCGCCGACCGCCGCGAGGCGACGGTCACCGCCGTCGAGGCCACCGACGACGGCTTCACCGCGACGACCGACGAGGGCGAGGTCTCGGCGACCTACCTGATCCTCGCGACGGGCGCGAAACGCGACCTGGCCGAGGACCTGGGCTGTGCGACGACCGACGAGGGCGTCGTCGACGTGGACGTCTCGATGGAGACCAGCGTGGCGGACGCCTACGCGACGGGCGCGATGGTCCGCGCCGAGGAGTGGCAGGCCATCATCTCCGCGGGCGACGGCGCGGCGGCCGCGCTGAACGTCCTCTCAAAGGAGAAGGGCGAACACTTCCACGACTTCGACACCCCCGACGACGCGCCGTGA
- a CDS encoding RIO1 family regulatory kinase/ATPase: protein MAFRRFLRGSVPWEQLEGVVRAVMDRYDEPSARVTFLNADNWLSTPFVVNDRWFVKLITQQNSLVHGLLTTGRNLGAFSSGTEGFFEHFGTPYEMAEHELAATERMRELGVNAPDPVEAFEYEGMGVVVLSYLPDFETLDDLPREQIERHTPTVFHDLHRMHEHGLAHGDFRCENVLVADDEVYFIDATSVRADAIADARAYDLACALGALEPLVGAPVAVAAAAQYYDAGELLAAEEFLDFVNLRPDHDFDAAAIRGAVEKRALDSDGT, encoded by the coding sequence ATGGCGTTCCGACGGTTCCTGCGCGGGTCGGTCCCCTGGGAGCAACTGGAGGGGGTCGTTCGGGCGGTCATGGACCGCTACGACGAACCGTCGGCCCGCGTGACGTTCCTGAACGCGGACAACTGGCTCTCGACGCCCTTCGTCGTCAACGACCGGTGGTTCGTGAAGCTCATCACCCAGCAGAACTCGCTGGTCCACGGCCTGCTGACCACGGGGCGGAACCTCGGTGCGTTCTCCTCGGGGACCGAGGGCTTCTTCGAGCACTTCGGGACCCCGTACGAGATGGCCGAACACGAACTCGCGGCCACGGAGCGGATGCGCGAACTGGGCGTCAACGCCCCCGACCCCGTCGAGGCCTTCGAGTACGAGGGGATGGGCGTCGTGGTGCTGTCGTATCTCCCCGACTTCGAGACGCTCGACGACCTGCCGCGCGAGCAGATAGAACGCCACACGCCGACAGTCTTCCACGACCTGCACCGGATGCACGAACACGGCCTCGCCCACGGCGACTTCCGGTGTGAGAACGTCCTGGTCGCCGACGACGAGGTGTACTTCATCGACGCGACGAGCGTCCGGGCGGACGCCATCGCGGACGCCCGTGCCTACGACCTCGCGTGTGCGCTGGGCGCGCTGGAACCGCTCGTCGGTGCGCCGGTGGCCGTCGCCGCGGCCGCGCAGTACTACGACGCCGGCGAACTGCTGGCCGCCGAGGAGTTCCTCGACTTCGTCAACCTGCGACCGGACCACGACTTCGACGCTGCCGCGATTCGCGGGGCCGTCGAGAAGCGGGCACTGGACAGCGACGGGACGTGA
- a CDS encoding acyl-CoA dehydrogenase family protein: protein MDFTLPDEHRMIRDSVREFCEQEIAPIAQDIEDDHRFPAEIFDQLADLDVMGVPIDEEWGGLGSDTLTYALVAEELGRVSGSVGLSYVAHTSLGSKPIEQFGTDAQRDRWLRPLATGEYLGAWALTEPGSGSDASDMDTRAVRDGDEYVIDGTKQFITNASIAGSVLVKAVTDPDAGYDGVSTFVVSPDDEGWAVTTEWEKMGLNASPTCELQFTDCRIPADRLLGEEGEGWDQTLTTLNGGRISIAALSVGLAQGAFEAAREYATEREQFDRPISKFDAVRDKLVEMDRKIERARLLTHKAATMYDAGEDSAGPKGQRGGGEAASLTRMSSLAKLDASEICREVAEEAVQVLGGYGYTTDFAPQRFYRDAKLMEIGEGTSEIQRLVLGRELGL, encoded by the coding sequence ATGGACTTCACGCTCCCCGACGAACACCGGATGATACGGGATTCGGTCCGCGAGTTCTGCGAGCAGGAGATCGCGCCTATCGCCCAGGACATCGAGGACGACCACCGGTTTCCGGCGGAGATATTCGACCAACTGGCCGACCTGGACGTGATGGGCGTCCCCATCGACGAGGAGTGGGGCGGCCTGGGGAGCGACACGTTGACCTACGCGCTGGTCGCCGAGGAACTGGGTCGGGTCTCGGGGAGCGTCGGCCTCTCGTACGTCGCGCACACGTCGCTGGGGTCGAAACCCATCGAACAGTTCGGGACCGACGCGCAACGCGACCGGTGGCTCCGCCCGCTGGCGACGGGCGAGTACCTCGGCGCGTGGGCGCTGACCGAACCCGGGAGCGGGAGCGACGCCAGCGACATGGACACACGCGCCGTGCGGGACGGCGACGAGTACGTCATCGACGGCACCAAGCAGTTCATCACCAACGCCTCCATCGCGGGGTCGGTGCTGGTGAAGGCCGTCACCGACCCGGACGCGGGGTACGACGGGGTCTCGACGTTCGTCGTCTCGCCGGACGACGAGGGCTGGGCGGTCACCACCGAGTGGGAGAAGATGGGGCTGAACGCCTCGCCGACCTGCGAGCTGCAGTTCACGGACTGCCGGATCCCCGCCGACCGACTGCTGGGCGAGGAAGGCGAGGGCTGGGACCAGACCCTCACGACGCTCAACGGGGGGCGCATCTCCATCGCCGCGCTCTCGGTTGGCCTGGCACAGGGCGCGTTCGAGGCCGCCCGCGAGTACGCCACGGAACGCGAGCAGTTCGACCGCCCCATCTCGAAGTTCGACGCCGTCCGCGACAAGCTCGTCGAGATGGACCGCAAGATCGAACGCGCACGCCTGCTCACACACAAGGCCGCGACGATGTACGACGCGGGTGAGGATAGCGCTGGGCCGAAGGGCCAGCGAGGCGGCGGCGAAGCCGCCAGCCTCACACGCATGTCCTCGCTGGCGAAGCTCGACGCCAGCGAGATTTGCCGGGAGGTCGCCGAGGAGGCCGTCCAGGTGCTCGGGGGCTACGGCTACACCACGGACTTCGCGCCCCAGCGGTTCTACCGGGACGCGAAACTGATGGAGATCGGCGAGGGAACCAGCGAGATTCAGCGCCTGGTGCTGGGTCGCGAACTCGGCCTGTAG
- a CDS encoding universal stress protein, whose product MTILVAIAPDAVSDDVLDTAITLAEGLDEELYVVHLLEEELADAGARQLREELRQRLGDAPVVATVALEYVGRSGRRNGTRVAQELLELAADVDITHIVMGHRHKGLKDRLTGGTAAFAVLDTVSVPVTIVPEVE is encoded by the coding sequence ATGACAATCCTGGTGGCCATCGCACCAGACGCCGTGTCGGACGACGTCCTCGACACCGCGATAACGCTCGCCGAGGGCTTAGACGAGGAACTGTACGTCGTCCACCTGCTCGAGGAGGAACTCGCAGACGCCGGCGCGAGACAGCTCCGCGAAGAACTCAGACAGCGCCTCGGGGACGCGCCCGTCGTCGCCACGGTGGCACTGGAGTACGTCGGCCGGTCGGGTCGGCGCAACGGTACCCGTGTCGCACAGGAACTGCTGGAACTGGCCGCCGACGTCGACATCACCCACATCGTGATGGGGCACAGACACAAGGGACTCAAAGACCGGCTGACCGGCGGGACCGCCGCCTTCGCCGTCCTCGATACGGTGTCGGTGCCGGTGACCATCGTCCCCGAAGTGGAGTAA
- a CDS encoding RtcB family protein: MPIELVGEHTTARVMVDDESLLETECRAQIQALIDHPAFTEPVRIMPDTHWGAGAPIGFTMPLGDRIVPNVVGVDVGCGMAATDLGDELPLTDPEREHRVREAVPMGRSVHDYDDAPHLVEEFPFERANRVFEQFNAAVAERFGEHVDPVEFDFDGYDGEYFESLCARVLADQRQGMGHVIRSAGTLGGGNHFVEFARARDSGAYWLVVHSGSRYLGKSVAEYWQSKATDRRAVGAIRESIPDEYADYLKFDPETVSDADLYEWVTGGKGESHIRKGKLRRELEGNDIEDAFDALGSLGPHVGAGDDRNTDLDWLEGRAAHGYYVDMLFAQQYARWNRDLMSDAICEALGVDPVDRFQSIHNYIDFRDLTVRKGATPAREGQRLVVPFNMADGSVIARGKGNDAYHQTAPHGAGRVMSRGRAHDVVDMDAFAEAMDGVYSESVVEAVRDEAPMAYKDAEVIRRALEPTAEVIERLDPVHNLKATT, from the coding sequence ATGCCCATCGAACTGGTCGGCGAGCACACCACGGCGCGCGTGATGGTGGACGACGAGTCACTACTGGAGACGGAGTGTCGCGCCCAGATACAGGCGCTCATCGACCACCCGGCGTTCACCGAACCGGTCCGAATCATGCCCGACACCCACTGGGGGGCGGGCGCACCCATCGGGTTCACGATGCCGCTGGGCGACCGCATCGTCCCGAACGTGGTGGGCGTCGACGTGGGGTGTGGCATGGCCGCGACCGACCTCGGGGACGAGTTGCCCCTGACCGACCCGGAGCGCGAGCACCGCGTGCGCGAGGCAGTTCCGATGGGGCGGTCCGTCCACGACTACGACGACGCCCCGCACCTGGTCGAGGAGTTCCCCTTCGAGCGGGCCAACCGGGTGTTCGAGCAGTTCAACGCGGCCGTCGCGGAGCGGTTCGGGGAGCACGTCGACCCCGTCGAGTTCGACTTCGACGGTTACGACGGCGAGTACTTCGAGTCGCTCTGTGCGCGCGTGCTGGCCGACCAGCGCCAGGGGATGGGCCACGTCATCCGGAGCGCCGGCACCCTGGGCGGGGGCAACCACTTCGTCGAGTTCGCCCGCGCCCGCGACTCGGGCGCCTACTGGCTCGTCGTCCACAGCGGGTCCCGGTACCTGGGCAAGTCCGTCGCGGAGTACTGGCAGTCGAAGGCGACCGACCGCAGGGCGGTCGGGGCCATCCGCGAGTCGATCCCCGACGAGTACGCCGACTACCTGAAATTCGATCCGGAGACGGTCAGCGACGCCGACCTCTACGAGTGGGTCACCGGCGGCAAAGGCGAGTCACACATCCGGAAGGGCAAACTGCGACGGGAACTGGAGGGGAACGACATCGAAGACGCCTTCGACGCGCTCGGGTCGCTGGGCCCCCACGTCGGCGCGGGCGACGACCGGAACACCGACCTCGACTGGCTCGAGGGACGGGCGGCACACGGGTACTACGTCGACATGCTGTTCGCCCAGCAGTACGCTCGCTGGAACCGCGATCTGATGAGCGACGCCATCTGCGAGGCGCTTGGCGTCGACCCGGTCGACCGGTTCCAGAGTATCCACAACTACATCGACTTCCGGGACCTCACGGTTCGCAAGGGTGCGACGCCGGCACGCGAGGGCCAGCGCCTCGTCGTCCCGTTCAACATGGCCGATGGGTCGGTCATCGCCCGCGGAAAGGGCAACGACGCGTACCACCAGACCGCTCCCCACGGGGCCGGCCGGGTGATGAGCAGGGGGCGCGCTCACGACGTTGTCGACATGGACGCCTTCGCCGAGGCGATGGACGGGGTCTACTCGGAGTCGGTCGTCGAGGCGGTCCGCGACGAGGCACCGATGGCCTACAAGGACGCGGAGGTCATCCGCCGGGCCCTGGAACCGACCGCCGAGGTAATAGAGCGTCTCGACCCGGTCCACAACCTGAAAGCCACGACCTGA
- a CDS encoding DoxX family protein: MSYQATNPLADEFTLDLDGPLTAYWLAFLRIVTGWWFFHAGVTKLIEDGLAFTYGPAYMQQMTGTALGPIPVWMGNNLAWLIKPGVPLFETLIGLALMAGVLVRLASLGGMIFMTLFWIGNAGFGHGLVNGDLMGLLLFATMLILGTGRYYGLDAIIEKLEFVKQHPRLKYILG, translated from the coding sequence ATGTCCTACCAAGCAACCAACCCACTGGCCGACGAGTTCACGCTCGACCTGGACGGCCCACTGACGGCGTACTGGCTGGCCTTCCTGCGCATCGTCACCGGATGGTGGTTCTTCCACGCCGGTGTGACCAAACTGATCGAGGACGGCCTGGCCTTCACCTACGGACCGGCCTACATGCAGCAGATGACCGGTACCGCGCTGGGCCCCATCCCGGTCTGGATGGGGAACAACCTCGCGTGGCTCATCAAGCCCGGCGTCCCGCTGTTCGAGACGCTCATCGGCCTGGCGCTGATGGCCGGCGTCCTGGTCCGGCTCGCCTCCCTCGGGGGCATGATATTCATGACCCTGTTCTGGATCGGCAACGCCGGCTTCGGCCACGGCCTCGTCAACGGCGACCTCATGGGCCTGCTGCTGTTCGCCACGATGCTCATCCTGGGCACGGGGCGATACTACGGGCTCGACGCCATCATCGAGAAGCTCGAGTTCGTCAAGCAGCATCCACGCCTGAAATACATCCTCGGCTGA
- a CDS encoding redoxin domain-containing protein → MLDVGDPAPDFDLDGTAGAGSGSYRLSAAADRVPVLVAFYTEDFAPACAGYLEALRDADWGALTDGIGVFGVAPGTMASHREFATELDLPFPLLVDDPGVDAQFGVQRPDGTTRRSAFLVDRRVRVAFRWADEREAPDTAPDVDPILDAVGRL, encoded by the coding sequence ATGCTCGACGTGGGCGACCCCGCACCGGACTTCGACCTCGACGGCACCGCCGGCGCGGGCTCTGGGTCCTACCGCCTCTCGGCCGCCGCCGACCGGGTCCCGGTGCTGGTGGCCTTCTACACCGAGGACTTCGCGCCGGCCTGTGCGGGCTACCTCGAGGCGCTCCGGGACGCCGACTGGGGCGCGCTGACCGACGGCATCGGTGTCTTCGGCGTCGCCCCCGGAACGATGGCATCCCACCGCGAGTTCGCGACCGAACTCGACCTGCCTTTCCCCTTGCTCGTCGACGACCCCGGCGTCGACGCCCAGTTCGGCGTCCAGCGACCCGACGGGACGACCCGCCGCTCGGCGTTCCTCGTCGACCGGCGGGTTCGAGTCGCGTTCCGCTGGGCCGACGAGCGCGAGGCACCCGACACCGCGCCCGACGTCGACCCCATCCTGGACGCGGTCGGTCGCCTCTAA
- the nth gene encoding endonuclease III → MGTPLDSRTAQAAEVVDRLHDEYPDSTISLDYSTRLELLVAVVLSAQCTDERVNEVTGDLFEKYQTAADYAEASEEQLAEDIYGITFHNNKGGYLKGIGEQLVENHDGEVPDTMAALTELPGVGRKTANVVLQHGHDVVEGIVVDTHVQRLSRRLGLTEAERPETIEQDLLDVVPADEWQQFTHLLIDHGRAVCGARSADCEACVLADICPSEQGDSDVDLASGEAWA, encoded by the coding sequence ATGGGCACGCCCCTGGATTCACGTACGGCACAGGCCGCCGAAGTCGTCGACAGACTCCACGATGAGTACCCCGACTCCACCATCTCGCTCGACTACTCGACCCGCCTGGAGCTGCTGGTCGCCGTCGTCCTCTCGGCGCAGTGTACCGACGAGCGGGTCAACGAGGTCACCGGGGACCTGTTCGAGAAGTACCAGACGGCGGCGGACTACGCCGAAGCCAGCGAGGAGCAGCTCGCCGAGGACATCTACGGCATCACCTTCCACAACAACAAGGGCGGTTACCTGAAGGGCATCGGCGAGCAGCTCGTCGAGAACCACGACGGCGAGGTGCCCGACACCATGGCGGCGCTGACCGAGCTGCCGGGGGTGGGGCGCAAGACGGCCAACGTCGTCCTCCAGCACGGCCACGACGTCGTCGAGGGCATCGTCGTCGATACCCACGTCCAGCGCCTCTCGCGGCGCCTCGGACTGACCGAGGCGGAACGGCCCGAGACCATCGAGCAGGACCTCCTCGATGTCGTCCCGGCGGACGAGTGGCAGCAGTTCACCCACCTGCTCATCGACCACGGGCGAGCGGTCTGTGGGGCGCGGTCGGCCGACTGCGAGGCCTGCGTGCTCGCCGACATCTGTCCGTCGGAGCAGGGCGACAGCGACGTCGACCTCGCCAGCGGCGAGGCCTGGGCCTGA
- a CDS encoding DUF7321 family protein: protein MVSESAIATVVLASVTLSFPCFVYGAYYIIESDPVTWDVLVHHLKFVTTGLTLTTVPMLGWMVPRLPDQLGGLSAVHAYLGLQAYALLLFGGTGIVRIFRAKREHDLYNDYDQDLLLEEIGGEQMSHWRSRLRIGVFGYVIFWMLAYVVGAARYVLRYVV from the coding sequence ATGGTGTCCGAGAGCGCCATCGCGACAGTGGTGCTGGCGTCGGTGACGCTCAGCTTCCCCTGTTTCGTCTACGGCGCGTACTACATCATCGAGTCCGACCCGGTCACGTGGGACGTGCTGGTCCACCACCTGAAGTTCGTCACGACGGGCCTGACGCTGACGACGGTGCCCATGCTGGGCTGGATGGTGCCACGGCTCCCGGACCAGCTCGGTGGCCTCTCGGCGGTCCACGCCTATCTGGGCCTGCAGGCCTACGCTCTCCTGCTGTTCGGCGGCACGGGCATCGTCCGCATCTTCCGGGCCAAGCGGGAACACGACCTCTACAACGACTACGACCAGGACCTGCTCCTCGAGGAGATCGGCGGTGAGCAGATGAGTCACTGGCGCTCGCGACTGCGCATCGGCGTGTTCGGCTACGTCATCTTCTGGATGCTGGCGTACGTCGTCGGCGCGGCGCGGTACGTCCTCCGGTACGTCGTCTGA
- a CDS encoding DUF7319 domain-containing protein — MSDSSDKRSRPDRPTDTPDTDSEDVEALRKQVEEKYDFDNFGPADMADMTAEEWDVAFDPDTWITGDELLDRVDRDLRNRVAQRDVFARIERHEDPPRVLAYSDEGYALVYPDGSVEGEGTVMRDVKPTVALASMDSYDVPETVPDNPLPEPEAVPEGGGELGNRMLQVIAGAQLLAGLGLLLGGVLAVANLIGGPGVNTVFLFVAGLAFIAIALVLFFTVANARLSDTFRAEEYRERLRAIGLEDGERPDFVPELDPQAAGEREETE; from the coding sequence ATGAGTGATTCCTCGGACAAGCGGTCTCGCCCGGACCGGCCGACCGATACGCCCGACACCGACTCCGAGGACGTCGAGGCGCTCCGGAAACAGGTCGAGGAGAAGTACGACTTCGACAACTTCGGACCGGCGGACATGGCCGATATGACCGCCGAGGAGTGGGACGTCGCTTTCGACCCCGACACCTGGATCACCGGGGACGAACTGCTCGACCGCGTCGATCGCGACCTCCGGAACCGGGTCGCCCAGCGGGACGTCTTCGCCCGCATCGAGCGCCACGAGGACCCGCCGCGGGTGCTCGCCTACTCGGACGAGGGCTACGCGCTGGTGTACCCCGACGGCAGCGTCGAAGGCGAGGGCACGGTCATGCGGGACGTGAAACCGACGGTGGCGCTCGCGTCGATGGACTCCTACGACGTTCCCGAGACGGTCCCGGACAACCCCCTGCCCGAACCCGAGGCCGTCCCCGAGGGCGGCGGCGAACTGGGCAACCGGATGCTCCAGGTCATCGCCGGCGCGCAGCTGCTGGCCGGTCTCGGCCTCCTGCTCGGTGGCGTGCTCGCGGTGGCGAACCTCATCGGCGGGCCCGGCGTCAACACCGTCTTCCTGTTCGTCGCCGGCCTGGCCTTCATCGCCATCGCGCTCGTCCTCTTTTTCACCGTGGCCAACGCCCGGCTCTCGGATACGTTCCGCGCCGAGGAGTACCGCGAGCGACTGCGCGCAATCGGCCTCGAGGACGGCGAACGTCCCGACTTCGTCCCCGAACTGGACCCCCAGGCGGCCGGGGAGCGAGAGGAGACGGAGTAG